A segment of the Methanofollis fontis genome:
GAAGTCACGACGCTTGCGTCCCCGGAAGACGCCCGTGCGGCCCTTTCTAACCTTCCCGGCGTCGACTGCATCCTGATCAACTGGAACGTCGGCGGGGGGAACCATGAAAAGAGCGAGACGGCGTCCAGGATCATCGGGGAGATCAGAAAACGCAACGAAGCTGTACCGATCTTCCTGATGGGAGAACCGACCAGCGAACCGCCGACCTCCCTCACCATCGGTATGATCCGTGAGATCAACGAGTTCATCTGGGTGATGGAGGACACCGCCGAGTTCATCGCCGGGCGGATCACCGCCGCCGCAAAGCGCTACAGAGAACAGCTTCTCCCCCCCTTCTTCAGGGAACTGGTAAATTTCTCCCGGGACTTCGAGTACTCCTGGCATACGCCCGGCCATGCAGGCGGCACGGCGTTTCGGAAATCCCCGGCAGGGCGAGCGTTCCACAGGTTCTTCGGCGAGCAGCTCTTCAGGTCCGACCTCTCCATATCGGTGGGCGAGCTGGGATCGCTCCTCGACCATTCCGGCCCGGTCGGCGAGGCTGAAAAATACGCGGCAAAGGTCTTCGGTGCGGATCGGACCTATTTCGTCACCAACGGCACCTCGACGTCGAACAAGATCGTCTTTTTCGGGCGGGTGACCGGTGGCGACATTGTCCTTGTTGATCGGAACTGCCACAAATCGGCCGAACACTCGCTCACGATGACGCATGCCGTGCCGGTGTACCTGGTTCCGACCAGAAACCGCTACGGGATCATCGGACCGATCCGGCCCGAAGAGATGACGCCCGATACGATACAGGCGAAGATCGCCGCTTCGTCCCTGGGGAAGACGGCCGGGAGCCAGATCCCGGTGCACGCCGTTATCACCAACTCCACCTATGACGGCCTCTGCTACGACGCCGCATGGGTGGAGGGAGAACTTGGAAAAAGCGTGGACAGTATCCACTTCGACGAGGCGTGGTATGGCTACGCCCGGTTCAACCCCCTGTACCGCGAACGTTTCGCCATGCGCGACGGTGCCGAACATCCTGACGGCCCGACGGTTTTTGCCACGCAATCGACGCACAAACTCCTTGCGGCGCTCTCGCAGGCCTCCATGATCCACGTCAGGAACGGGCGGGCGCCGATAGAGCACGCCAGATTCAACGAGGCCTTTATGATGCACACCTCGACCTCGCCGCTCTATACGATCATCGCCTCCTGCGATGTCTCGGCGAAGATGATGGACGGGGCGTCCGGCCGCACCCTCACCGGGGAGTCCATCGAAGAGGCGATCAGGTTCAGGCGGACGATGGCGCGGATCAAACGGGAGATCGGGCATGGCGAGACCGAAAAAGACTGGTGGTTCGGGATGTGGCAGCCTGACGCCGTCACCGACCCGGGCACCGGCGCACAGGTCGCATTCGCCGACGCCCCTGTCGATCTCCTTGTGGGGACACCGTCGTGCTGGGTTCTGCACCCGGAAGAGGCATGGCACGGGTTTTCCGGGCTGCCGGACGGCTACTGCATGCTTGACCCCATCAAGGTCACGGTGCTCATGCCGGGCGTGAACGACGATGGCTCTCCTGCCGAATGGGGCGTCCCGGCGGCTCTGGTGGTGAAGTTCCTGGACACGAGAGGCATCGTCAACGAGAAGTCGGGAGACTACAACATCCTCTTCCTCTTCTCCATGGGCGTGACGAAGGGCAAGTGGGGGACGCTCCTGACCGAACTCTTCGAGTTCAAACGGCGTTTCGACGAGAACGCACCCCTCGAAGAGGTCTTCCCGGACCTGACAGAGGCGTATCCGGATCGCTATGGCGGCATGACACTCTCCGGGCTCTCTGCCGAGATGCATGCCTACATGAAGGACAACCGACAGGGCGAACTCCTGCAGGAGGCGTATGCGGCCCTTCCCCAACCGGTTGTCACCTACGCGGAGGCCTACCGGAAACTCGTGCGGGGTGAGGTGGAGCACGTCCCGGTTTCCGGAATGGCGAACCGGATCGTGGCGACCGGTGTCTTCCCCTATCCGCCCGGCATCCCTGTGCTCGCCCCCGGTGAACCGGCCGGCGATCAGGACGGCCCGAT
Coding sequences within it:
- a CDS encoding Orn/Lys/Arg family decarboxylase — protein: MNTEEILQIAIIDGTVHTDTPEGRAIQRIIVDLASYGIEVTTLASPEDARAALSNLPGVDCILINWNVGGGNHEKSETASRIIGEIRKRNEAVPIFLMGEPTSEPPTSLTIGMIREINEFIWVMEDTAEFIAGRITAAAKRYREQLLPPFFRELVNFSRDFEYSWHTPGHAGGTAFRKSPAGRAFHRFFGEQLFRSDLSISVGELGSLLDHSGPVGEAEKYAAKVFGADRTYFVTNGTSTSNKIVFFGRVTGGDIVLVDRNCHKSAEHSLTMTHAVPVYLVPTRNRYGIIGPIRPEEMTPDTIQAKIAASSLGKTAGSQIPVHAVITNSTYDGLCYDAAWVEGELGKSVDSIHFDEAWYGYARFNPLYRERFAMRDGAEHPDGPTVFATQSTHKLLAALSQASMIHVRNGRAPIEHARFNEAFMMHTSTSPLYTIIASCDVSAKMMDGASGRTLTGESIEEAIRFRRTMARIKREIGHGETEKDWWFGMWQPDAVTDPGTGAQVAFADAPVDLLVGTPSCWVLHPEEAWHGFSGLPDGYCMLDPIKVTVLMPGVNDDGSPAEWGVPAALVVKFLDTRGIVNEKSGDYNILFLFSMGVTKGKWGTLLTELFEFKRRFDENAPLEEVFPDLTEAYPDRYGGMTLSGLSAEMHAYMKDNRQGELLQEAYAALPQPVVTYAEAYRKLVRGEVEHVPVSGMANRIVATGVFPYPPGIPVLAPGEPAGDQDGPIIRYLLALQEFDARFPGFEHDIHGVENVNGEYRIYCIKEGTK